The Hymenobacter swuensis DY53 genome includes the window GGGCTTGGGGCTAACTTCTTCCCGACCGGCACGGGCAATGCGGCCAACGTGACGCTAAACACCACGTTGTCGCGGAACAGTATCGATAATCCTACCTTTACGCGGCGCGGCTCTTCCCTGTCGTTGAGCGTAAATCTGACGCCGCCCTACTCACTGTTCCCCGGTTCGCATCCGAGTGTGAACGAATGGGTGGAATTTCACAAATGGATGTTCGATGCCTCTTGGTTCTCGCCCATCGTAGGTAAACTGGTACTGAACACCCGGGCGCACTTCGGCTTCATCGGCAGCTATAACAGTGCCCGTCCTATTGGGCCGTTTGAGCGGTTTAAATTGGGCGGAGCCGGCCTGGGCTACGGCGGTTCTTCTAACTTCATTGCCGGTACCGAATACGTGGGCCTTCGTGGTTACGCTGACCCGAACGAAGCCGATGCGTTGCCCACGGCCCGACAGTCTTCGGCCGGTGGGGTAGTGTACAATAAGTTCGTGATGGAAATGCGTTATCCGGTCAGTCTGAACCCGGCAGCCACAGTGTATGTGTTGGGGTTTGCGGAAGCTGGTAACTCCTTCGAGCAGTACACCAACTATAACCCATACAAGCTGTACCGCTCTGCCGGGATAGGTGCCCGGATTTTCATGTCGGCATTCGGTTTGCTAGGGTTCGATTACGGCTGGGGTTTCGACAAAGTACCGGTGCAGAGCGCCGGGCAGAAACAAGAAGCCGGCCGCTTCCATTTCATCATAGGTCAGCAGATCCGCTAAGCCTAGCGGCGCGGCGGGCCGTACCTCTTCCTTCTTATCTGTATGAACAAATTGTTTTTGTGGACGGCGGCCTTACTGGGGCTGCTATGTGGAGTGATGGGCCCGCAGACCGCCCAGGCGCAGAAATTCGGCTACGTTGATTCGGAGTTCATCCTGAGCAAGCTGCCCGACTACACCCAAGCGCAGCAGGAACTCAATACACTTTCGGCGAACTGGCAGAAGGACATCGAGACCCAAAAAAAGGACCTTGATAAGCTCTACCGGAATTATCAGGCCGAAGAAGTGGTTCTTACGGAAGCTATGAAGAAAAAGCGGCAGGACGAGATTCTGAAGAAGGAGCAGGATATTAAAGCTTACCAGAACCGAATATTTGGATTTGAGGGCCAACTCTTCAAGAAACGCCAGGAACTCACCAAGCCGGTGCAGGACAAGGTATTCGAAGCCGTCGAAAAAGTAGCCAAGAAGAAACAGCTGGCTATTATGTTCGATAAGTCCGGTGACCTGACCATGCTCTACACAAATCCCGTGCATGACTACACGGAATTTGTGCTGGAAGAGCTGGGTCTGGCTTCTGAGGACCGTAACCAGCCGGCCCAGAAAGGCACGGTGAAAACTGTAGCTACTCCGCAAACGCCTGCCGGCGACACGGTTGCGGAAGAGGAGCCGGTGCCCGGCCGACAGCCTGCCCGCACTACTACGCGGCCGGCAACCCGAAAAAAGTAACTTTGCGTATCTAACTCTCTGACTTTTCCTTTTTGATGACCACCATGAACAAATTCCGCGTTGCGCTGGCTGCTGCCGCCCTTACCTTCACTACGGCTACGGCTTCGATGGCTCAGACTGCCGCACCGCTGAAAATTGGCTATACCAGCGTGGAATACGTGCTGAGTCAGATGCCCGAAAGCAAGCAGATTGAGTCGCAGTTGAAAGACTATAGCACCCAACTCAAAAACCAGTTGGATGCCAAAGCCACTGACTTCCGCACGAAAGGCGAAGCCTACCAGAAAGGAGCCGCTGCCATGTCGGATCCGGTGCGCGCTGATAAGGAGAAGGAACTGCAGAATCTGCAGCAATCTATCCAGGAGTTCCAGCAGAACGCGGAGGCTTCGTTGCAGCAGAAGCAGCAGGCGCTGCTGAAGCCGGCTCTGGATAAGCTTCAGAAGAACATCGATGCAGTGGCTGAGGAAAACGGCTTCACCTACATTTTGAACTCCGATGGTGCCAGCCCGGTGCTGCTCCACGGACCCAAGGAGGGCGACGTATCGGATCTGATTCTAAAGAAGATGGGTATTACGCCCGGCGCGGCTACCGCTCCTAAGGTGACTACGCCTGCTGCCCCGGCTCCTTCGGCCGTACCAGCAGCTTCGACTACTAAAACCAAGACCAAAACCAAGAAATAAGGTGCCGTCCTGTTTCTGA containing:
- a CDS encoding OmpH family outer membrane protein encodes the protein MNKFRVALAAAALTFTTATASMAQTAAPLKIGYTSVEYVLSQMPESKQIESQLKDYSTQLKNQLDAKATDFRTKGEAYQKGAAAMSDPVRADKEKELQNLQQSIQEFQQNAEASLQQKQQALLKPALDKLQKNIDAVAEENGFTYILNSDGASPVLLHGPKEGDVSDLILKKMGITPGAATAPKVTTPAAPAPSAVPAASTTKTKTKTKK
- a CDS encoding OmpH family outer membrane protein, translated to MNKLFLWTAALLGLLCGVMGPQTAQAQKFGYVDSEFILSKLPDYTQAQQELNTLSANWQKDIETQKKDLDKLYRNYQAEEVVLTEAMKKKRQDEILKKEQDIKAYQNRIFGFEGQLFKKRQELTKPVQDKVFEAVEKVAKKKQLAIMFDKSGDLTMLYTNPVHDYTEFVLEELGLASEDRNQPAQKGTVKTVATPQTPAGDTVAEEEPVPGRQPARTTTRPATRKK